A window of the Budorcas taxicolor isolate Tak-1 chromosome 10, Takin1.1, whole genome shotgun sequence genome harbors these coding sequences:
- the LOC128053911 gene encoding kinesin-like protein KIF20A translates to MSQGILSPPAGLLSDEEVVVSPMFESTAADLGSVIRKDLLSDCSVISTSLEDKQVPSEDGIEKVKVYLRVRPLLPSELERQEDQGCVCIENMETVALQAPKDSFAQKSNERGIGQATHRFTFSQIFGPEVGQASFFNLTVKEMVKDVLKGQNWLIYTYGVTNSGKTYTIQGTIKDGGILPRSLALIFNSLQGQLHPTPNLKPLFSNEVMWLDSKQIRQEELKKLALLNGGLQEEELSTSLKKSVYIDSRMGTSTSFDSGIAGLSSSSQFPSSSQLDEMSHRWAQPDTAPVSVPADLRFSIWISFFEIYNELLYDLLEPPSQQRKRQTLQLCEDQNGNPYVKDLNWIHVQDAEEAWKLLKVGRKNQSFASTHLNHNSSRSHSIFSIRILHLQGEGDIIPKISELSLCDLAGSERCKDQKSGERLKETGNINTSLHTLGRCIAALRQNQQNRSKQNLVPFRDSKLTRVFQGFFTGRGRSCMIVNVNPCASTYDETLHVAKFSAIASQLVHAPPVQLGFPSIHSFLKEHSLRASPSLETGAKTDPGLGDDIENEVDISTYGKEELLQVVEAMKALLLKERQEKLRLEMQLRDEICNEMVEQMQQREQWCSEHLDTQKELLEELYEDQLTILKESLTSFYQEELQERDERIKELEALLQEVRQQHVAHQPSESELSLRRSQRLASVSTQQLHEIKAKLEQCKAELNSTTEELQKYQKMLEPPPSAKPFIVDVDKKLEEGQKNIRLLRTELQTLGESLQSAERACCHNTGAGKLRQALATCDDILIKQDQTLAELQNHMTLVKLDLQKKAACIAEQYHTVLKLQGQASTKKRLGANQENQQPNQQPPGKKPFLRNLLPRTPTCQSSTDCSPYARILRSRRSPLLKSGPFGKKY, encoded by the coding sequence ATGTCGCAAGGGATCCTTTCTCCACCAGCTGGCTTGCTGTCCGATGAGGAGGTCGTAGTCTCCCCCATGTTTGAGTCCACAGCTGCAGATTTGGGATCTGTTATACGCAAGGACCTGCTGTCAGACTGCTCTGTCATCTCCACCTCCCTGGAAGACAAGCAGGTTCCATCTGAAGATGGTATAGAGAAGGTGAAAGTATACCTGAGGGTCAGGCCCTTGTTACCTTCGGAGTTAGAACGACAGGAGGATCAGGGTTGTGTCTGTATTGAGAATATGGAGACCGTTGCCCTTCAGGCACCCAAGGACTCTTTTGCCCAGAAGAGCAACGAACGAGGAATTGGACAGGCCACCCACAGATTCACCTTTTCCCAGATCTTTGGACCAGAAGTGGGACAGGCATCTTTCTTCAACCTGACTGtgaaggagatggtaaaggatgtACTTAAAGGACAGAACTGGCTCATCTATACATATGGAGTCACCAACTCAGGGAAAACCTACACAATTCAAGGTACCATCAAGGATGGTGGGATCCTGCCCAGGTCCCTGGCTCTGATCTTCAATAGCCTCCAAGGCCAGCTTCATCCAACACCTAATCTGAAGCCCTTGTTCTCCAATGAGGTAATGTGGCTAGACAGCAAGCAGATCCGGCAGGAGGAATTAAAGAAACTGGCCCTACTAAATGGAGGCCTCCAAGAGGAGGAGCTGTCCACCTCCTTGAAGAAAAGTGTCTACATTGACAGCCGGATGGGTACCAGCACCAGCTTTGACAGTGGCATTGCAGGGCTCTCCTCCAGTAGCCAGTTTCCCAGCAGTAGCCAGCTGGATGAAATGAGTCACCGATGGGCACAACCAGACACTGCCCCTGTAAGTGTCCCTGCAGATCTTCGCTTCTCCATCTGGATCTCCTTCTTTGAGATCTACAATGAACTGCTTTATGACCTGTTAGAACCGCCTAGCCAGCAGCGCAAGAGGCAGACTCTGCAGCTGTGTGAGGATCAGAATGGCAATCCCTACGTAAAAGATCTCAATTGGATTCATGTTCAGGATGCTGAGGAGGCCTGGAAGCTCCTGAAAGTGGGTCGTAAAAACCAGAGCTTTGCCAGCACCCACCTGAACCACAACTCCAGCCGCAGTCATAGCATCTTCTCAATCCGGATCCTGCACCTTCAAGGGGAAGGAGATATAATCCCCAAGATTAGCGAGTTATCACTCTGTGATCTCGCTGGCTCAGAGCGCTGCAAAGATCAAAAGAGTGGCGAGCGGCTGAAGGAAACAGGAAACATTAACACTTCTCTGCATACCCTGGGCCGCTGTATCGCTGCTCTGCGCCAAAACCAGCAGAACCGGTCAAAGCAGAACCTGGTTCCCTTCCGTGACAGCAAGCTGACTCGAGTGTTTCAAGGCTTCTTCACAGGCCGAGGCCGCTCCTGCATGATTGTCAATGTGAATCCCTGTGCGTCTACCTATGATGAGACCCTTCATGTGGCCAAGTTCTCAGCCATTGCTAGCCAGCTTGTGCATGCTCCACCTGTGCAACTGGGATTTCCATCGATACATTCATTCCTCAAGGAACACAGTCTGCGCGCTTCTCCCAGCTTAGAGACTGGAGCTAAGACTGACCCAGGCCTTGGTGATGACATTGAAAATGAAGTTGACATCTCCACATATGGGAAGGAGGAGCTCCTACAGGTGGTAGAAGCCATGAAAGCACTGCTTTTGAAAGAACGGCAGGAAAAGTTGCGGCTGGAGATGCAGCTCCGTGATGAAATTTGCAATGAGATGGTGGAGCAGATGCAACAACGAGAACAGTGGTGCAGTGAACATTTGGACACACAAAAGGAACTACTAGAGGAACTGTATGAAGACCAACTAACAATCCTCAAGGAGTCACTGACAAGTTTTTACCAAGAAGAACTTCAGGAGCGAGATGAGAGGATTAAAGAGTTAGAAGCTCTCCTGCAGGAAGTCAGACAGCAGCATGTGGCCCATCAACCCTCAGAGTCTGAACTGTCCCTACGGCGATCACAAAGATTGGCTTCTGTTTCCACCCAACAGCTCCACGAGATTAAAGCTAAACTGGAACAATGCAAAGCAGAGCTAAACTCCACCACTGAAGAGCTGCAGAAGTACCAGAAAATGTTAGAACCCCCACCCTCAGCCAAGCCTTTCATCGTTGATGTGGACAAGAAGTTAGAGGAGGGCCAGAAGAATATAAGGCTACTGCGGACAGAGCTTCAAACACTTGGTGAGTCTCTCCAGTCAGCGGAAAGAGCCTGTTGCCACAACACTGGAGCAGGAAAACTTCGCCAAGCCTTGGCCACTTGTGATGACATCTTAATCAAACAGGATCAGACGCTGGCTGAGTTGCAGAATCATATGACGCTAGTAAAACTGGACCTTCAGAAGAAGGCAGCATGCATCGCGGAGCAGTATCATACTGTACTGAAACTCCAAGGCCAGGCTTCTACCAAAAAGCGCCTCGGTGCCAACCAGGAAAACCAGCAACCAAACCAGCAGCCCCCAGGGAAGAAACCGTTTCTTCGTAACTTACTTCCCCGAACACCCACCTGCCAAAgttccacagactgcagcccttATGCCCGAATCCTGCGCTCACGGCGTTCCCCTTTACTCAAATCTGGGCCTTTTGGCAAAAAATACTAA